CCTCGAAGACCTGCGCGCCCCGGTAGGAGGCCACGGTGGAGATGCCCATCTTGGACATGACCTTCAGGACGCCCTTGCCGAGCGCCTTGATCAGGTTCTTGATGGCGGTTTCGGCCTCGACGCCCGGCAGGAAGGTGCCGGCGCGGACCAGGTCCTCGACCGACTCCATGGCCAGGTACGGGTTGACGGCCGCGGCACCGAAGCCGATGAGCAGCGCGACGTGGTGCACCTCGCGCACATCGCCGGCCTCGACGAGCAGACCGACCTGGGTGCGCTCCTTGGTGCCGATGAGGTGGTGGTGGACCGCGGCGGTGAGCAGCAGCGACGGGATCGGCGCGTGCTCGGCGTCGGAGTGCCGGTCGGAGAGCACGATCAGCCGGGCGCCGTCGTCGATGGCGGCGTCGGCCTCGGCGCAGATCTCCTCGATCCGGGCGGCCAGCGACTCGCCGCCGCCGGAGACCCGGTAGAGGCCGGAGAGGGTCACGGCCTTCATGCCGGGCATGTCGCCGTCGGCGTTGATGTGGACGAGCTTGGCCAGCTCGTCGTTGTCGATGACCGGGAAGGGCAGGGTCACGCTGCGGCAGGAGGCCGCGTTCGGCTCCAGGAGGTTGCCCTGGGGGCCGAGCGAGGAGATCAGCGAGGTGACCAGCTCCTCGCGGATGGCGTCCAGCGGCGGGTTGGTGACCTGCGCGAAGAGCTGGGTGAAGTAGTCGAAGAGCAGCCGGGGGCGCTCGGAGAGCGCGGCGATCGGCGAGTCGGTGCCCATCGAGCCGATGGGCTCGGCGCCGGCCTTGGCCATCGGGGCGAGGATGACGCGCAGCTCTTCCTCGGTGTAGCCGAAGGTCTGCTGGCGGCGGGTGACCGAGGCGTGGGTGTGCACGATGTGCTCACGCTCGGGCAGGTCGGCGAGCTCGATCAGGCCGGAGTCCAGCCACTCCTGGTAGGGGTGCTCGGCGGCGAGCTGCGCCTTGATCTCGTCGTCCTCGATGATGCGGCCCTCGGCGGTGTCCACGAGGAACATCCGGCCGGGCTGCAGACGGCCCTTGCGGACCACCTTCGCGGGGTCGATGTCCAGGACGCCGACCTCGGAGGAGAGCACGACCAGGCCGTCGTCGGTGACCCAGTAGCGGCCGGGGCGCAGACCGTTGCGGTCGAGGACCGCGCCGACCTGGGTGCCGTCGGTGAAGGTGACGCAGGCCGGGCCGTCCCAGGGCTCCATCATCGTGGAGTGGTACTGGTAGAAGGCGCGCCGGGCCGGGTCCATGGAGGGGGAGTTCTCCCACGCCTCGGGGACCATCATCAGCACCGAGTGCGGCAGCGAGCGGCCGCCGAGGTGGAGCAGTTCCAGGACCTCGTCGAAGGAGGCGGAGTCGGAGGCGTCCGGGGTGCAGACCGGGAACAGCCGCTCCAGATTCTCGGCGTTCTCCTCGCCGAAGAGCTTCGTGGCCAGCTGCGACTCACGGGCGCGCATCCAGTTGCGGTTGCCCTTGACCGTGTTGATCTCGCCGTTGTGCGCGACGAAGCGGTACGGGTGGGCGAGCGGCCAGCTCGGGAAGGTGTTGGTGGAGAACCGCGAGTGGACCAGCGCGACGGCGGTGGCGAAGCGGCGGTCGGACAGGTCCGGGAAGAAGGGCTCCAGCTGGCCGGTGGTCAGCATGCCCTTGTAGACGATCGTCCGGGCGGACAGCGAGGGGAAGTAGACCCCGGCCTCGCGCTCGGCGCGCTTGCGCAGCGCGAAGGCCTTGCGGTCCAGCGCCAGGCCGGTGTTCACCCCGTCGCTCACGAAGATCTGGGAGAAGGCCGGCATGGTGGCGCGGGCGCCGTTGCCGAGCAGCTGCGGGGCGACCGGGACCACCCGCCAGCCGATGACGTCCAGGCCCTCTTCGCCGGCGATCGTCTCGATGCGCGAGACGGCGTCGGCCGCCTCCTGGGCATCGGACGGCAGGAAGGCGATGCCGACGGCGTAGGCGCCGGCCTCGGGGAGCTCGAAGGTGACGTTCTCGCGAAGGAACGCGTCCGGCACCTGGAGCAGGATGCCGGCGCCGTCACCCGAGTCGGGCTCGGAGCCGGTGGCACCGCGGTGCTCCAGATTCGTCAGGACGGTGAGTGCCTGCTCGACCAGTGCGTGGCTGGCCTCGCCGGTGAGGGTGGCCACAAAGCCGACGCCACAGGCGTCGTGCTCGTTGCGCGGGTCGTACATGCCCTGCTGGGCAGGGCGGCCGTCCATGGGCGACCAGGCGGCGGCGCTGGCGCTGCTGGTGGTCGCGGAGTGCGTGGACGCGAAACGCATCGGCTCTCCCAACGTCGTCGTGGCATAGGCGTTGCCGAGGGACGACGTTGGCCCTCCGCGAAATTTCGTGCAGGTTACAGGATGACTCCCTTCTCAAAAAGCGAAAAGGGGCTTCCAACATGCGGACACCGCACGGGCGGTGAGTCAGTGCACGGCCGGGATCCAGGCCGTCCCACAAGGCGGCGTTCGGCGAGCGACGTTGCCCGCGACGCCTGGGCCTTATGCCCGGTCGTCAACAAACCGAAACCGCTGGGTAACGCGGTAATTATGCAGTCACCCGTATGACACGTCAGCCTACGACGGTTCCGAACAATGCTCCCAGGGCGTACGTCACACCCGCGGCCGCGCCGCCGAGGGCCAGCTGCCGCAGACCGCTGAACCACCAGGAGCGGGCCGTCACCCGCGCCACGACGGCGCCGCAGGCGAAGAGCCCGACCAGCGCGAGCAGCACCGCGGGCCAGATCGCGGACGCCCCCAGCAGATAGGGAAGGACAGGCAGCAGCGCGCCCAGCGCAAACGATCCGAAGGAGGAGACCGCGGCGACGGTGGGCGAAGGAAGGTCGGACGGGTCGATCCCCAGCTCCTCGCGGGCGTGGATCTCCAGGGCCTGCTCCGGGTCCCGGGACAGCTGGGCCGCGACCTGCCGGGCGAGCGCCGACTCGACCCCGCGGGACTCGTAGAGCGCCGCCAGCTCCTCCAGCTCGTCCTTCGGGTGCTTGCGCAGCTCGGACCGCTCGATGTCCAGCTCGGCCTGCACCAGCTCACGCTGCGAGGCGACCGAGGTGTACTCCCCCGCGGCCATCGAGAAGGCACCGGCGGCCAGCCCCGCCAGGCCGGTGATGATGATCGTCTGCTGCGAAAGCGCACCGCCGGCGACGCCCGTCATCAGGGCGAGGTTCGAGACCAGCCCGTCCATCGCGCCGAAGACGGCGGGGCGCAGCCAGCCGCCGTTCACATCGCGGTGGGTGTGATTGTCGCGGTGGGCCACATGCGTCGGCGCCGCGGCATCCATGATCTCCATGACGGACATATCGGTACCTACTCCCTGCAGCGAGGTGTGGGCCGATGGCGGCGCTTCCCCCTCCAACACCTCGAAGTTAGGCGCGCAGCACCCTCCGCCGCTAGCAAGGAAGGCCGAACTTACCGCGCTGACCTGCGGTTTTTCCCCGAGGTCGGCGATGAGATCCGGGTCACACCCCGTTTTCGGGCCCTCGGGCGGTCCGGTGCCGGGCGCCGTCCGGGGGAGTCGACCGGGTGACCCTGCCGCCCGGGGCAGGAGAGCCGGGCCGCCGCGTGGCACGGATACAGCGCAGCAGTCCGAAGCTGTCCCGGCGGCCCCAAGCCACCGGGACGGCCGCCCCGCCGGCCCTCCCCGATGCCGTCCCCACCGCCCCGCCGGCCGCCTCCCCTCCCCCACCGTGGAAGGACTCCCCCGCAGATGACGTACGCAAGCGAGCAGACACCGGCCGCGGCGCCGGAGGCGATGCCGGCCGCGGCCCCGGAGGCGCCGGATGCGCCGGACGCACCGGACGCCTCCGAAGCGGGGGCCGTCCGGACCCTCCCGGCCCGCGCGGTCCCCCCGGTCGCCGAGCCGTCGCCCGCGGGGCCGGTGCCGCCCGCCGTCTCCGCCCCGCCGTCCCTGGAGGACCGGGCGGCCGGATGCCTGGTCGGCGCCGCCGTCGGCGATGCGCTCGGCGGGCCCGTGCAGGGCTGGTCGCCGGAGGAGATCGTCAAGCGGCACGGCGGCCGGGTCGAGGGCATCGTCGGACCGTTCCACGACAACTGGCGCACCGCCCGCCCGCTCACGCCGTACCACAAGGGCGACGGCCACGTCACCGACGACACCTTGATGACGCATGCGCTGGTGCGGGTCTACGAAACGGTGCGCGACCACCTCGACGCCTATGACATCGCCGACCACCTCGTCCCGGACCTGATCGGCACCCCGCGCTGGATCCCGGAACTGGAGACCGAGGCGCTGCCACTGCAGCGGATCTTCCTCGCCGAGAAGTGGATCGTGGCGCGGCTGCACTACGGGCACGCGGACCCCCGCGAGGCGGGCGTCGGCAACATCGTCAACTGTGGTGCGGCGATGTACATGGCTCCGGTCGGCATCGTCAACGCCGGCAACCCGGACCGGGCGTACGCCGAGGCGCTGGACATCGCCGGTGCGCACCAGGCCTCCTACGGACGGGAGGCGGCGGGGGTGTTCGCCGCGGCGGTGGCCGCCGCGTTCCTGCCGGACGCCACCCCGTCCTCGGTCGTCGTCCAGGCGCTGCGGCTGGCCAAGGACGGCACCCGGGCCGCGATCGAGGCGGTCTGCGAGGCCGCGTCGTCGCTCACCGACACCGCGTCGGCGACGGCACCGCTGCGGGCGGCCGTCGCCCCCTTCGACACGGTGGGCCCGGACTACCGCAACCCGTCGCTCGGCGCCCGGCGCCCCTCCCGGCTGCACGCCGTCGAGGAACTTCCCATCGCCCTGGGCATGTTGCTGACCGGTGGCGGCGACTTCCGGGCCACGGTCCTCGGCGCGGTCAACTACGGCCGCGACTGCGACTCGATCGCCACGATGTGCGGCGCGCTCGTCGGCGCGCTGCGCGGCGCGGCGGCGGTACCGGCCGAGTGGAGCGAGGAGGTCGCCCGCGCCAGCCGTCTCGATCTGCAGGCGCCCGGGGCCGCGCTGGCCACCGTCGCCCGCGAGATCTTCACCCGTGACCGGGCGCGCGCCCGCACCCACGAGCAGGCCTTCACCGCGATCTCGGCCATCCCGGCGATGACGGAGGCGGGCGGACGGTGACGGCCACGGCCGGCGCCCGGCCCGATGGTGCGGCTCCCTCCCCCGGGCCGCTCGCCGGGCTGCGCGTGCTCGATCTCGCCACGCTGTTCGCCGGTCCGCTCGCCGCCACCCTGCTGGGGGACTACGGCGCCGAGGTGATCAAGGTCGAGCATCCGCACCGCCCCGACCCGTCACGCGGCCACGGGCCCGCCAAGGACGGCATCGGGCTGTGGTGGAAGCTGCTGGGCCGCAACAAGAAGACCGTCACGCTCGATCTCTCCCACCCGGACGGCCGGGAGGTCCTGCTGCGGCTGGCCGCCGGCGCCGACGTCGTCATCGAGAACTTCCGGCCCGGGACCCTGGAGCGCTGGGGGCTGGGCTGGAACGAGTTGTCCGCACGCCGTCCGGGGCTGGTGCTCGCCCGGGTCACCGGCTTCGGGCAGTTCGGCCCGTACGCCCGCCGCCCCGGGTTCGGCACCCTGGCCGAGGCGATGAGCGGCTTCGCCGCGATCACCGGTGAGCCGGACGGCCCGCCGACCCTGCCGCCGTTCGGCCTCGCCGACGCGATCGCCGCGCTGACCACGTCGTACGCCGTGATGGCCGCGCTGCACGCACGGACGGCGACCGGGCGCGGCCAGGTCATCGACCTGGCGCTGATCGAACCGATGCTGACCGTCCTCGGCGCCCAGCCGCTCTGGTACGACCAGCTCGGTCACCTCCAGCCGCGGACCGGCAACCGCTCCCCCAATGTCGCGCCGCGCAACACCTACCGCACCGCCGACGGCTCCTGGGTGGCGGTCTCCACGTCGGCCGAGTCGGTCGCCGCGCGGGTGATGCGGCTGGTCGGCCGGCCCGAGGTGATCGACGAGCCCTGGTTCGCGACCGGCGAGGGGCGTGCCCGGCACGCCGACGAGCTCGATACGGCGGTCGCCGACTGGATCGCCCGGCACAACCGGGCCGAGGTGCTGGCCGCCTTCGAGAAGGCCGAAGCGGCGGTGGCGCCCGTCTACGACATCCGCGAGGTGATGGCGGATCCGCAGTACCAGGCGCTGGGAACGATCACCGAGGTCCCGGACGACGAACTCGGCACGGTCCGGATGCAGAACGTCCTCTTCCGGCTCTCCGCAACGCCGGGCGCCATCCGGTGGGCGGGGCGCCCGCACGGCGCGGACACGGACGAAGTGCTCACCGGGATCGGCCTGACCGGTCCCGAGATCGACGCGCTGCGCGCGGCGGGTGTGCTGTGACGGCGGCTCCCCCGGCCGGCGGGGGCCCGGCGGGTGCGGGAGCCGGACGGGCAAAACCGCGCTGACGGCGCGGCAACGCCCCGGGACAGCACAGCGCCGGGCGTACCCGACGTGTCGGGTCCGCCCGGCGCGGCCGGTGGTCGGTGGCCGCCTCAGGACTTCTTGGTGCTGCCGCTGCCGGCGGTCTTGGCGGCGTCCGCCGCGGGGGCGTTGGCCGCGTCCTCGGCCTTCGCGTCCGCGGGCTCGTCCTTCGCCGACTCCGCGGGCTCCGCGGACTTCTCCGACTCCGCGGGCTTCTCGTCGGCGCCGGGCTTCGTCGCGTCAGCATCGGCGGTGGCACCGGCGTCGTCGTTGACGCTCTCAGCGCCCTTGGCTCCGTCCGCGTCCTTGGCGTCCTTGGCGCCTTCGCCGCCCTCGTCCGCGCCCTCACCCTCGGCGAGCTGCGCCCCCGGTTCGACGACCGCTTCCCGGCCGGGTGCCTTCTTGGCGGAGATCACCAGGTAGGCGACGGCCAGAACGAAGACGATCAGCGCGGTCCAGACGTTGAGCCGCAGGCCCAGGATGTGGTGCGCCTCGTCGACCCGCATGTACTCGATCCAGGCGCGTCCGGTGCAGTAGGCGGCGACGTACAGCGCGAAGGCCCGCCCGTGGCCGAGCCGGAAGCGCTTGTCGGCCCAGATCACCAGCGCTGCCACGCCGAGGCACCACAGGCTCTCGTAGAGGAAGGTCGGGTGGTAGGTGCCGCCGATCCGTCCGATCGCCGGGTCGGAGCTGATCTGCAGCGCCCACGGGACATCGGTCGGCTTGCCGTACAGCTCCTGGTTGAACCAGTTGCCCCAGCGGCCGATCGCCTGCCCGATGGCCAGACCGGGCGCCAGTGCGTCGGCGTACGCGGGCAGCGGAATGCCCCGCCGGCGGCAGCCGATCCAGGCGCCCACGGCACCGAGCGCGACCGCGCCCCAGATGCCGAGGCCGCCCTCCCACACCTTGAAGGCGTCGAGCGGGTGGCCGTTCGGGCCGAAGTACGGCTCGTACGTCGTGATGACGTGGTAGAGGCGGCCGCCGACCAGCCCGAAGGGCACGGCCCACACGGCGATGTCGGCGACGGTGCCGGAGCGGCCACCGCGCTGTACCCAGCGCTTGTTGCCGAGCCAGACGCCGACGAAGACGCCGATGATGATGCAGAATGCGTAGCCGCGCAGCGGGATCGGGCCGAGATGCACGACGCCGACCGACGGGCTGGGAATGAATGCGAGGTCCATGGCAAGGTCGACGCTACCGCGCCGGGCCGGGTCGGCGACAACCCGCCCGGCAACGGCTGCGTAACGACCCC
This portion of the Streptomyces sp. 2114.4 genome encodes:
- the lgt gene encoding prolipoprotein diacylglyceryl transferase; the encoded protein is MDLAFIPSPSVGVVHLGPIPLRGYAFCIIIGVFVGVWLGNKRWVQRGGRSGTVADIAVWAVPFGLVGGRLYHVITTYEPYFGPNGHPLDAFKVWEGGLGIWGAVALGAVGAWIGCRRRGIPLPAYADALAPGLAIGQAIGRWGNWFNQELYGKPTDVPWALQISSDPAIGRIGGTYHPTFLYESLWCLGVAALVIWADKRFRLGHGRAFALYVAAYCTGRAWIEYMRVDEAHHILGLRLNVWTALIVFVLAVAYLVISAKKAPGREAVVEPGAQLAEGEGADEGGEGAKDAKDADGAKGAESVNDDAGATADADATKPGADEKPAESEKSAEPAESAKDEPADAKAEDAANAPAADAAKTAGSGSTKKS
- a CDS encoding VIT1/CCC1 transporter family protein, producing MEIMDAAAPTHVAHRDNHTHRDVNGGWLRPAVFGAMDGLVSNLALMTGVAGGALSQQTIIITGLAGLAAGAFSMAAGEYTSVASQRELVQAELDIERSELRKHPKDELEELAALYESRGVESALARQVAAQLSRDPEQALEIHAREELGIDPSDLPSPTVAAVSSFGSFALGALLPVLPYLLGASAIWPAVLLALVGLFACGAVVARVTARSWWFSGLRQLALGGAAAGVTYALGALFGTVVG
- a CDS encoding ADP-ribosylglycohydrolase family protein, which translates into the protein MTYASEQTPAAAPEAMPAAAPEAPDAPDAPDASEAGAVRTLPARAVPPVAEPSPAGPVPPAVSAPPSLEDRAAGCLVGAAVGDALGGPVQGWSPEEIVKRHGGRVEGIVGPFHDNWRTARPLTPYHKGDGHVTDDTLMTHALVRVYETVRDHLDAYDIADHLVPDLIGTPRWIPELETEALPLQRIFLAEKWIVARLHYGHADPREAGVGNIVNCGAAMYMAPVGIVNAGNPDRAYAEALDIAGAHQASYGREAAGVFAAAVAAAFLPDATPSSVVVQALRLAKDGTRAAIEAVCEAASSLTDTASATAPLRAAVAPFDTVGPDYRNPSLGARRPSRLHAVEELPIALGMLLTGGGDFRATVLGAVNYGRDCDSIATMCGALVGALRGAAAVPAEWSEEVARASRLDLQAPGAALATVAREIFTRDRARARTHEQAFTAISAIPAMTEAGGR
- a CDS encoding CaiB/BaiF CoA-transferase family protein — encoded protein: MTATAGARPDGAAPSPGPLAGLRVLDLATLFAGPLAATLLGDYGAEVIKVEHPHRPDPSRGHGPAKDGIGLWWKLLGRNKKTVTLDLSHPDGREVLLRLAAGADVVIENFRPGTLERWGLGWNELSARRPGLVLARVTGFGQFGPYARRPGFGTLAEAMSGFAAITGEPDGPPTLPPFGLADAIAALTTSYAVMAALHARTATGRGQVIDLALIEPMLTVLGAQPLWYDQLGHLQPRTGNRSPNVAPRNTYRTADGSWVAVSTSAESVAARVMRLVGRPEVIDEPWFATGEGRARHADELDTAVADWIARHNRAEVLAAFEKAEAAVAPVYDIREVMADPQYQALGTITEVPDDELGTVRMQNVLFRLSATPGAIRWAGRPHGADTDEVLTGIGLTGPEIDALRAAGVL